A window from Brachyhypopomus gauderio isolate BG-103 chromosome 6, BGAUD_0.2, whole genome shotgun sequence encodes these proteins:
- the mrpl12 gene encoding large ribosomal subunit protein bL12m, with the protein MYCTLHCIRTSLRIAAKMHRRHLPVPAVCALRTLKTGPVSLTDAIATPPLDGAPKQYSPKIQQLVSDIASLTLLEVSDLNELLKKTLNIQDVGMMPVGSMAAASAAPAAEAVEEEAAPAKKEKTHFTVKLTAMKADDKVKLIKEVKNCIQGLNLVQAKKLVESLPQEIRPNVSKEEAEKLKTALEAAGGTVVLE; encoded by the exons ATGTATTGCACGCTACATTGTATCCGGACCTCGCTGCGGATAGCCGCAAAGATGCACCG GCGTCACCTTCCAGTACCAGCAGTGTGCGCCCTGAGGACACTCAAGACCGGCCCTGTCAGTTTAACTGACGCCATAGCCACACCACCGTTAGATGGAGCCCCCAAACAGTATTCACCCAAAATCCAGCAACTCGTCAGTGACATAGCCAGTCTAACACTTCTGGAGGTGTCTGACCTCAACGAACTGCTTAAG AAAACTCTTAATATTCAGGATGTTGGGATGATGCCAGTGGGATCGATGGCTGCAGCATCTGCTGCCCCAGCAGCTGAG GCGGTGGAAGAAGAAGCAGCCCCAGCCAAAAAGGAGAAAACGCATTTTACAGTAAAACTGACGGCGATGAAGGCGGATGATAAAGTCAAACTAATCAAAGAAGTGAAGAACTGTATTCAGGGTCTGAACCTAGTCCAG gcaaAGAAGCTTGTTGAGTCCTTGCCCCAGGAGATCCGGCCAAACGTATCCAAAGAAGAAGCAGAAAAACTGAAGACAGCACTAGAGGCAGCAGGGGGCACTGTGGTCCTGGAGTAG
- the slc25a10a gene encoding mitochondrial dicarboxylate carrier isoform X1: MTERRISRWYFGGLSSCAAACCTHPLDLLKVHLQTQQEVKMRMSGMALHVLRSAGVLALYSGLSASTCRQLTYSMTRFAIYETARDMIVDGKKPVPFYQKILLAAFGGLVGGFIGTPADMVNVRMQNDVKIPPHLRRNYAHALDGLARVWREEGMSKLFSGATMASSRGALITVGQLSCYDQAKQLVLGTGLLTDNIATHFIASVIAGGCATVLCQPLDVVKTRLMNSRGEYRGLTHCLKDTARHGPKAFYKGLVPAGIRLIPHTVLTFIFLEQLRQYFGIRVITSTLEPSPLTHRRLDVGAGHRRLDVGAGHRR, encoded by the exons ATGACAGAGAGACGGATTTCTCGCTGGTACTTCGGTGGACTTTCCTCATGTGCGGCGGCGTGCTGTACACACCCGCTGGACCTACTGAAG GTCCACCTGCAGACGCAGCAGGAGGTGAAGATGAGAATGAGCGGCATGGCCCTGCACGTGCTACGCAGCGCCGGCGTGCTCGCGCTCTACAGCGGCCTGAGCGCCTCCACGTGTCGGCAG CTGACGTACTCTATGACCCGTTTCGCCATTTACGAGACTGCAAGAGACATGATTGTGGATGGAAAGAAGCCCGTGCCCTTTTACCAGAAGATCTTACTGGCGGCATTTGGAG GGCTTGTGGGAGGCTTTATCGGGACCCCTGCAGACATGGTGAACGTTAG AATGCAGAATGATGTGAAGATACCTCCCCACCTCAGGAGAAA TTATGCTCATGCTCTTGATGGACTTGCTCGTGTCTGGAGAGAAG AAGGAATGAGCAAACTATTCTCTGGAGCAACCATGGCGTCCAGCAGAGGCGCTTTGATCACAGTGGGCCAG CTGTCCTGCTATGACCAAGCCAAGCAGCTGGTGCTGGGGACGGGCCTACTGACTGACAACATTGCCACTCACTTCATTGCCAGCGTCATTGCG ggagggtgtgctacgGTCCTCTGTCAGCCGCTGGACGTGGTGAAGACCAGGCTGATGAACTCCAGAGGGGAATACAGG GGATTGACCCACTGTCTGAAGGACACTGCCAGACATGGACCTAAAGCTTTCTACAag GGCCTCGTTCCTGCGGGGATCCGTCTGATCCCACACACCGTGCTCACCTTCATCTTCCTGGAGCAGCTCCGTCAGTATTTTGGCATCAGAGTCATCACTTCCAC
- the slc25a10a gene encoding mitochondrial dicarboxylate carrier isoform X2, producing the protein MTERRISRWYFGGLSSCAAACCTHPLDLLKVHLQTQQEVKMRMSGMALHVLRSAGVLALYSGLSASTCRQLTYSMTRFAIYETARDMIVDGKKPVPFYQKILLAAFGGLVGGFIGTPADMVNVRMQNDVKIPPHLRRNYAHALDGLARVWREGMSKLFSGATMASSRGALITVGQLSCYDQAKQLVLGTGLLTDNIATHFIASVIAGGCATVLCQPLDVVKTRLMNSRGEYRGLTHCLKDTARHGPKAFYKGLVPAGIRLIPHTVLTFIFLEQLRQYFGIRVITSTLEPSPLTHRRLDVGAGHRRLDVGAGHRR; encoded by the exons ATGACAGAGAGACGGATTTCTCGCTGGTACTTCGGTGGACTTTCCTCATGTGCGGCGGCGTGCTGTACACACCCGCTGGACCTACTGAAG GTCCACCTGCAGACGCAGCAGGAGGTGAAGATGAGAATGAGCGGCATGGCCCTGCACGTGCTACGCAGCGCCGGCGTGCTCGCGCTCTACAGCGGCCTGAGCGCCTCCACGTGTCGGCAG CTGACGTACTCTATGACCCGTTTCGCCATTTACGAGACTGCAAGAGACATGATTGTGGATGGAAAGAAGCCCGTGCCCTTTTACCAGAAGATCTTACTGGCGGCATTTGGAG GGCTTGTGGGAGGCTTTATCGGGACCCCTGCAGACATGGTGAACGTTAG AATGCAGAATGATGTGAAGATACCTCCCCACCTCAGGAGAAA TTATGCTCATGCTCTTGATGGACTTGCTCGTGTCTGGAGAGAAG GAATGAGCAAACTATTCTCTGGAGCAACCATGGCGTCCAGCAGAGGCGCTTTGATCACAGTGGGCCAG CTGTCCTGCTATGACCAAGCCAAGCAGCTGGTGCTGGGGACGGGCCTACTGACTGACAACATTGCCACTCACTTCATTGCCAGCGTCATTGCG ggagggtgtgctacgGTCCTCTGTCAGCCGCTGGACGTGGTGAAGACCAGGCTGATGAACTCCAGAGGGGAATACAGG GGATTGACCCACTGTCTGAAGGACACTGCCAGACATGGACCTAAAGCTTTCTACAag GGCCTCGTTCCTGCGGGGATCCGTCTGATCCCACACACCGTGCTCACCTTCATCTTCCTGGAGCAGCTCCGTCAGTATTTTGGCATCAGAGTCATCACTTCCAC